From one Treponema denticola genomic stretch:
- the rplF gene encoding 50S ribosomal protein L6, with product MSRVGKMPVAIPAGVKVNVANGIFTVEGPKGKLSQSYHTEAVDFKVESDHVLVTRKDDALQTRAYHGLYRSLLNNMVKGVSTGFSKTLVVNGVGYRAEVQGKLLVMALGYSNDFSVLIPEGIEVKVDQLKVIISGASKEAVGQFASQVRKLRGPEPYKGKGIRYEDEIIKRKVGKSGVK from the coding sequence ATGTCAAGAGTTGGAAAAATGCCTGTTGCTATTCCTGCAGGTGTAAAAGTGAATGTTGCAAACGGTATATTTACCGTTGAAGGCCCCAAGGGAAAACTTTCACAAAGCTATCATACTGAGGCTGTTGATTTTAAGGTTGAAAGCGATCATGTTCTTGTAACAAGAAAAGATGATGCTCTTCAAACAAGGGCTTATCACGGTTTATACCGAAGCCTTCTTAATAACATGGTAAAAGGTGTAAGTACCGGTTTTTCAAAAACATTGGTAGTAAATGGCGTAGGTTACAGAGCCGAAGTTCAAGGCAAACTCCTTGTAATGGCTTTGGGTTATTCAAACGACTTTTCCGTTCTTATTCCTGAAGGAATCGAAGTAAAGGTTGACCAGCTGAAGGTTATTATTTCAGGAGCTTCAAAAGAAGCTGTCGGACAATTTGCTTCACAGGTACGAAAGTTGAGAGGCCCGGAACCCTATAAGGGCAAGGGAATTCGTTACGAAGACGAAATCATCAAACGAAAAGTCGGAAAGTCCGGTGTAAAGTAA
- the rplR gene encoding 50S ribosomal protein L18, protein MDKKRNDKDRKRFKRKMHIRKSIFGTAERPRMTVFRSNKRISVQVIDDVEGKTLAAVSTMEEALRSLKVNVESGVKVGEEIGKRLKEKNIDTVVFDRNGYLYHGVVKAVADGARKTGIKF, encoded by the coding sequence ATGGACAAAAAACGTAATGATAAAGATAGAAAAAGATTTAAGCGAAAGATGCACATTCGAAAGTCTATTTTCGGTACTGCAGAACGCCCGCGCATGACCGTGTTCCGAAGCAATAAACGCATTTCGGTTCAGGTTATTGACGATGTAGAGGGCAAGACATTGGCTGCCGTTTCTACAATGGAAGAAGCTCTTCGATCGCTTAAGGTTAATGTTGAATCTGGGGTAAAAGTCGGTGAAGAAATCGGCAAGCGCCTCAAGGAAAAAAATATTGACACTGTTGTTTTTGACAGGAACGGATATCTTTACCACGGTGTTGTAAAGGCCGTTGCCGACGGTGCAAGAAAAACAGGAATTAAGTTTTAG
- the rpsE gene encoding 30S ribosomal protein S5 encodes MSHQKESKRDNQHTDKEYVEKLVKLNRTAKVVKGGRRFSFSALTVVGDQKGRVGYGFGKANDVSDAIRKSIEKAKANMVTFPLKNGTIPHEVQGKFKGSSVLLRPACSGTGIIAGGTIRAIMEAAGATDLLSKSLGSSSAVNVVKATFDAASLLMDGKKIAKSRGKTLLDVWG; translated from the coding sequence ATGAGTCATCAAAAAGAATCAAAACGCGATAACCAGCATACCGATAAAGAATATGTTGAAAAGCTTGTTAAATTGAACCGAACAGCTAAGGTTGTAAAGGGCGGACGCAGGTTCTCCTTTTCTGCTCTAACTGTTGTCGGCGATCAAAAAGGACGGGTCGGATACGGTTTCGGTAAGGCAAATGACGTAAGCGATGCTATTCGAAAGAGTATCGAAAAGGCAAAAGCCAATATGGTAACCTTTCCGCTTAAAAACGGTACAATTCCTCATGAGGTTCAAGGCAAGTTTAAGGGTTCGTCAGTTCTTTTGCGCCCTGCTTGTTCAGGTACGGGAATTATCGCAGGCGGTACAATCCGTGCTATTATGGAAGCTGCCGGTGCAACCGACTTGCTTTCAAAGTCATTGGGATCAAGCTCCGCAGTAAACGTAGTTAAGGCAACATTTGATGCCGCAAGTCTTTTGATGGACGGCAAAAAAATTGCTAAAAGCCGCGGAAAAACCCTTTTGGATGTATGGGGGTAA
- the rpmD gene encoding 50S ribosomal protein L30, protein MAKRISIKLIKSTIGQRHHVRATVRSLGLKKINSVVEHEENPAILGMVKSIAHVVEVKELN, encoded by the coding sequence ATGGCAAAGAGAATTAGTATTAAATTGATAAAAAGCACAATCGGGCAGAGACACCATGTCCGCGCAACGGTACGCTCTTTGGGATTAAAAAAGATCAACTCTGTAGTTGAGCATGAGGAAAATCCTGCTATCTTAGGTATGGTAAAATCCATTGCTCATGTAGTTGAAGTTAAGGAGTTAAACTAA
- the rplO gene encoding 50S ribosomal protein L15, with translation MSEFNLTVPAGATHKKKIVGRGSSSGWGKTSGKGHKGQQARSGGKVYAGFEGGQMPLYRRVAKKGFSNYPFKKEFYVVNLAMLETKYSDGETVNKESLMQKGLLRKGSLYVKVLGTGDITKKLTVDVDKISASAKEKIEKAGGTIVQSEA, from the coding sequence ATGTCCGAATTTAATTTAACTGTTCCTGCAGGAGCAACTCATAAAAAGAAGATTGTAGGACGCGGTTCTTCTTCCGGCTGGGGAAAAACTTCCGGAAAAGGACATAAGGGTCAGCAAGCCCGTTCAGGCGGCAAGGTTTATGCCGGCTTTGAAGGCGGACAGATGCCCTTGTACCGCCGCGTTGCAAAAAAAGGATTTTCAAACTATCCTTTTAAAAAGGAATTTTATGTTGTAAACCTTGCCATGCTCGAAACAAAGTACAGCGACGGCGAAACTGTAAACAAGGAATCCTTAATGCAAAAAGGTCTTCTCCGAAAGGGTTCTCTTTATGTTAAAGTTTTGGGAACGGGAGATATAACAAAAAAATTGACGGTTGATGTAGATAAAATTTCTGCATCGGCTAAGGAAAAAATAGAAAAGGCAGGCGGAACGATAGTTCAGTCTGAAGCATAA
- the secY gene encoding preprotein translocase subunit SecY — protein sequence MANNVFANMFKIKDLRSRIFFTIIVLAVFRLGSVLTIPGIDPGALTIYFRQGQGNAFADHMDFFVGGAFSNFSVFMLGVMPYISTQILMQLAMIIFPRLKKIAEEDGGRKKIQVWTRIVTVFVALLQSSAVGTWARAIPGAVVISSPVLHLFITMVTVTTGTMITVWMGEQITARGIGNGISMLIFAGIVARLPQAVWELIKLVSNNELNLVFVIIAFAMFVGIIALVVYEQQGQRKIPVHYAKRVIGRKMYGGQNTYIPFKINPSGVIPIIFASSFLTFPLMLSQMWGSNVSWLAAVARFLRSDGWGYNIMYVVLIIFFAYFYTQVALNPTEIAKQIRENGGSIPGIRTDKTEEYLQKILNRLILPGSLYLAAIAVLPTLIQWAFSFPRNISMLMGGTSLLILVGVDLDTMSQVEALLKMHHHDGLLKKGKIRSRNL from the coding sequence ATGGCTAATAATGTATTTGCAAATATGTTCAAAATAAAGGATTTACGAAGCCGTATTTTCTTTACGATCATAGTTTTAGCAGTTTTCCGCTTAGGTTCGGTACTCACCATCCCCGGTATCGATCCTGGGGCTCTTACAATATATTTCCGGCAAGGTCAAGGAAATGCTTTTGCAGATCACATGGACTTCTTTGTCGGAGGAGCATTTTCGAACTTTTCGGTATTTATGCTCGGTGTAATGCCCTATATTTCGACTCAGATATTGATGCAGCTTGCCATGATTATTTTCCCGCGCCTTAAAAAAATAGCGGAAGAAGACGGAGGACGCAAAAAGATTCAGGTTTGGACAAGAATCGTTACTGTCTTTGTTGCTCTTCTTCAATCTTCCGCTGTAGGTACATGGGCAAGAGCGATACCCGGTGCTGTTGTAATTTCAAGTCCTGTTTTGCACTTGTTTATTACGATGGTTACGGTAACGACAGGTACTATGATTACCGTTTGGATGGGTGAACAGATAACTGCAAGAGGTATCGGAAACGGTATTTCGATGTTGATTTTTGCAGGTATCGTAGCCCGTCTTCCTCAGGCTGTTTGGGAATTGATCAAGCTTGTAAGCAATAACGAATTAAACCTTGTTTTTGTAATTATTGCTTTTGCAATGTTTGTAGGAATTATAGCCTTGGTTGTTTATGAACAGCAAGGTCAGCGCAAAATACCGGTTCATTATGCAAAGCGCGTTATCGGCCGAAAAATGTATGGCGGACAGAATACCTATATTCCGTTTAAGATTAACCCCTCGGGTGTTATTCCCATCATTTTTGCTTCATCGTTTTTAACCTTTCCCCTTATGCTTTCGCAGATGTGGGGCTCGAATGTTTCCTGGTTGGCTGCTGTTGCAAGATTTTTGCGTTCAGACGGCTGGGGGTATAACATTATGTATGTTGTTTTGATTATTTTCTTTGCTTACTTTTACACACAGGTTGCACTCAATCCAACGGAAATAGCAAAACAAATAAGGGAGAACGGCGGCTCGATTCCGGGAATTAGAACCGACAAGACAGAAGAATATTTACAGAAGATTTTAAACAGACTGATATTGCCCGGTTCGCTTTATTTGGCTGCGATTGCAGTACTTCCTACTTTAATTCAGTGGGCATTTAGTTTCCCCAGAAATATTTCTATGTTAATGGGCGGAACTTCATTGCTTATTTTGGTTGGTGTAGACTTGGATACAATGAGCCAAGTTGAAGCTTTGCTTAAAATGCACCATCATGACGGCTTGCTTAAAAAAGGCAAGATTAGATCAAGGAACCTATAG
- the rpmJ gene encoding 50S ribosomal protein L36, which translates to MKVRTSVKPICDKCKVIKRNGIVRIICTNPKHKQRQG; encoded by the coding sequence ATGAAGGTTAGAACAAGTGTAAAACCTATTTGTGATAAATGTAAGGTTATTAAGCGCAACGGAATAGTACGGATAATCTGTACAAATCCTAAGCATAAACAAAGACAAGGTTAA
- the rpsM gene encoding 30S ribosomal protein S13: MARIAGVDLPNKHVNVSLTYIYGISTSSANKICEATKVDPMKKMNDLDEAELAAIREVIDREYKVEGRLRTEVALNIKRLQDIGCYRGQRHRKGLPVRGQRTRTNARTRKGKKKTVAGKKK; encoded by the coding sequence ATGGCTCGTATTGCGGGAGTTGACCTCCCTAACAAACATGTTAATGTTTCATTAACATACATTTATGGAATTTCGACTTCATCGGCAAACAAAATTTGTGAAGCTACAAAGGTTGATCCGATGAAAAAAATGAATGATTTGGATGAAGCCGAGTTAGCTGCAATCCGCGAAGTGATTGACAGAGAGTACAAGGTAGAAGGCCGCCTTCGAACCGAAGTGGCTTTAAATATCAAACGTCTTCAGGATATTGGATGCTATCGCGGTCAAAGGCACAGAAAGGGCCTTCCGGTACGCGGACAGAGAACTAGGACAAATGCCAGAACACGCAAGGGTAAGAAGAAGACCGTTGCCGGTAAGAAGAAATAA
- the rpsK gene encoding 30S ribosomal protein S11, whose protein sequence is MATVKKRKEKKSIYEGNVYIQATFNNTIITITDLKGNVLSWASSGGLGFAGAKKSTPFAAQTVAETAVQKCQPYGLHEVHVFVKGPGVGRESAIRTLGTMGLKVRSISDVTPIPHNGCRPKKTRRI, encoded by the coding sequence ATGGCTACTGTAAAGAAAAGAAAAGAAAAGAAAAGCATATATGAAGGCAATGTTTATATTCAAGCAACCTTTAATAACACAATTATTACGATAACCGACTTAAAGGGAAATGTTCTTTCGTGGGCATCTTCAGGCGGCTTAGGCTTTGCCGGTGCCAAAAAATCGACACCCTTTGCGGCTCAGACCGTTGCAGAAACAGCTGTACAAAAGTGCCAGCCCTACGGCTTGCATGAGGTTCATGTTTTTGTAAAAGGTCCCGGAGTCGGCCGTGAATCGGCTATCAGAACGCTTGGAACAATGGGATTAAAGGTTCGCTCAATCAGCGATGTAACTCCCATTCCGCACAACGGCTGCCGTCCCAAGAAGACGCGCCGAATATAA
- a CDS encoding DNA-directed RNA polymerase subunit alpha, producing the protein MARKNLLKGFKKPKGLEFAQQESTESYGKFTASPFETGFGTTIGNCLRRILLSSIQGYAISAVLITSHDADGVPHTISSEFENIPNVSEDTLEILNKLKQIRLRLSDESEQGDFHFEFKGPASITSKDFAVEGQLEILGEPFHVMELMKGANVSFDVQVDFGRGYVPAEVNEKYIEIVGTIPMDAIYGPVLKVSYAIEPCRVGQRNDYDKLILEIWTDSTVRPEDVLGEAAKIAKDHFSIFINFNENDYLGEDEDDNEETVIKQLLATSINTLDFSVRAKNCLDSAGIKTLGELAQKSEDEIESMRNVGRMTLNEIHAKLAEYNLRLGMTDYSHLKNTIKVSRQKEETDEA; encoded by the coding sequence ATGGCCCGTAAAAATCTTTTAAAAGGATTTAAGAAGCCGAAAGGCTTGGAATTTGCTCAGCAAGAATCAACCGAAAGCTATGGTAAGTTTACGGCATCCCCTTTTGAGACCGGTTTTGGAACAACAATCGGAAATTGTTTGAGGAGAATTTTATTATCCTCGATTCAAGGCTATGCTATATCGGCAGTGCTTATAACATCGCATGATGCCGACGGTGTACCCCACACAATTTCAAGTGAGTTTGAAAATATTCCGAACGTCTCTGAAGATACGCTGGAAATTTTGAATAAGCTAAAGCAGATCCGCCTCCGTTTATCGGATGAGTCGGAACAAGGTGACTTTCATTTTGAATTTAAGGGGCCTGCGTCGATAACCAGCAAAGATTTTGCCGTTGAAGGACAGCTTGAAATTTTAGGCGAACCTTTCCATGTTATGGAACTTATGAAGGGTGCTAATGTTTCGTTTGATGTTCAAGTAGATTTCGGCCGAGGTTATGTACCGGCAGAAGTTAATGAAAAATACATTGAAATTGTCGGAACTATTCCGATGGACGCAATCTACGGTCCTGTTTTAAAGGTAAGCTATGCTATTGAGCCTTGCAGAGTAGGACAAAGAAACGATTACGATAAGCTCATTCTTGAAATTTGGACTGACAGTACGGTCAGACCTGAAGATGTTTTGGGCGAAGCTGCAAAAATTGCAAAAGATCATTTTTCCATCTTTATTAATTTTAACGAAAATGATTATCTCGGTGAAGATGAAGATGATAATGAAGAAACGGTAATTAAACAGCTTTTAGCAACTTCGATTAATACTCTCGATTTTTCCGTTCGGGCTAAAAATTGCTTGGACTCGGCCGGTATTAAAACTCTCGGCGAACTGGCTCAGAAGTCGGAAGATGAGATCGAAAGTATGCGCAATGTCGGCAGAATGACTTTAAATGAAATTCATGCTAAATTGGCGGAATACAATTTGCGCTTGGGTATGACTGATTACAGTCATCTAAAAAATACGATAAAAGTATCAAGACAGAAGGAAGAAACAGATGAAGCATAA
- the rplQ gene encoding 50S ribosomal protein L17, which yields MKHKNGFNPLSRTTAHRRALHRNMVTSLFKYERITTTKQKAMEVRRTAEKLITRSKVDTFNNRRHAAKYIWDDDIVKKLFSDIGPRMKDRNGGYTRILKIGFREGDAADVAILELVDYDFEKKEKDTKKKDDSKKSDDKKTSKKEAGFKSSKGESEHKKNTDQVVDSSSNRRYNRVKGS from the coding sequence ATGAAGCATAAGAACGGCTTTAATCCGCTTTCGCGTACAACTGCACATCGCCGTGCTTTGCACCGAAATATGGTTACATCGCTATTTAAGTATGAGCGGATTACGACAACAAAACAAAAAGCGATGGAAGTACGCCGAACTGCGGAAAAATTGATTACACGCTCAAAGGTTGATACATTCAACAACAGGCGTCATGCTGCAAAGTATATCTGGGATGATGATATTGTAAAAAAACTATTCAGCGATATCGGCCCTAGAATGAAAGACAGAAACGGCGGTTACACACGTATCTTAAAAATCGGTTTCCGTGAAGGCGATGCAGCTGATGTTGCTATCTTGGAACTTGTAGACTATGACTTTGAAAAAAAGGAAAAGGATACAAAGAAAAAAGATGATTCGAAAAAATCCGATGACAAGAAGACTTCCAAAAAAGAAGCAGGATTTAAATCGTCAAAGGGTGAATCCGAACACAAAAAGAATACCGATCAGGTAGTAGATAGTTCATCAAATCGGAGGTACAACCGTGTCAAAGGCTCATAG
- a CDS encoding pyrimidine dimer DNA glycosylase/endonuclease V, protein MRLWHQDLINRLPAQQLLGQHRECCALQGNDWGKNVIHTAT, encoded by the coding sequence ATGAGACTATGGCATCAAGACCTGATAAACAGATTACCCGCACAACAGCTATTGGGGCAACACAGAGAATGCTGTGCATTGCAAGGAAACGACTGGGGCAAAAATGTCATCCATACGGCAACCTAA
- a CDS encoding YbgA family protein — protein MNDNKKISQKLWAQNKYLVLSKSQKIYKDIRELLKKEDIAPDEVQLLIDQAIKLEENPKKVINSLQHIWGYFKNCAEKNEKETFLNMIELYKYGKINKKEILIYLLTLLKKYPNKYLEDSNIFKEEEN, from the coding sequence ATGAATGATAATAAAAAAATCAGCCAAAAGCTTTGGGCGCAAAACAAGTATTTGGTTTTAAGCAAGTCTCAAAAAATTTATAAGGATATAAGAGAGCTTTTAAAAAAAGAAGACATAGCCCCTGATGAAGTGCAGCTCCTAATTGATCAAGCCATTAAACTTGAAGAAAACCCAAAAAAAGTAATCAATTCCCTTCAGCACATATGGGGCTATTTTAAAAATTGCGCAGAAAAAAACGAAAAAGAAACTTTTTTAAATATGATTGAGCTATATAAATACGGAAAAATAAATAAAAAAGAAATTTTAATCTATCTTTTAACCTTGCTAAAAAAATATCCTAATAAATATTTAGAAGATTCAAATATTTTTAAGGAAGAGGAAAATTAA
- a CDS encoding PHP domain-containing protein: protein MKTNNLISNFHTHTYLCKHAEGKPIDYVKEAIKAGCSALGFSDHCPYPDSSWDYCRMGKYEVNLYKSMVEEAAIDAPFPVYFGFECEWHPRYKSWYRDFLREEMKSDFLVLGSHWYDVGGRLEYAPTLTKKELFGYIDFTIEGMASGLYNFLAHPDLFLADVSNIDSDHLACSRTLIQAAVDLDMPIEINGYGTFKRKIVRAGRDEFIYPVRQFWELASDMGARIICNSDAHFPAHTILGCRNAMAFAESMGIKPMDTAEALGFRIING, encoded by the coding sequence ATGAAAACAAATAATTTGATAAGCAATTTTCACACCCATACTTATTTGTGTAAACATGCTGAAGGGAAGCCGATCGATTATGTAAAAGAAGCGATTAAGGCCGGCTGTTCGGCTCTAGGTTTTTCGGACCATTGTCCCTATCCCGATTCTTCATGGGATTATTGCCGTATGGGGAAATATGAAGTAAATCTCTATAAGAGCATGGTAGAGGAAGCTGCCATTGATGCTCCTTTTCCTGTATATTTCGGTTTTGAATGTGAGTGGCATCCCCGCTATAAGAGCTGGTACAGGGATTTTTTGCGTGAGGAAATGAAATCCGATTTTTTGGTTTTGGGTTCCCACTGGTATGATGTAGGCGGCCGTTTGGAATATGCTCCAACCCTTACAAAAAAAGAACTTTTCGGTTATATTGATTTTACGATTGAAGGAATGGCATCAGGTCTTTATAATTTTTTAGCCCATCCCGATCTTTTTTTGGCTGATGTTTCAAACATAGATTCAGACCATCTGGCTTGTTCAAGGACCTTGATTCAGGCGGCCGTTGATCTTGATATGCCTATAGAAATAAACGGCTACGGTACTTTTAAAAGAAAAATTGTGCGTGCCGGACGCGATGAGTTTATTTATCCGGTTAGGCAATTTTGGGAACTTGCTTCAGATATGGGGGCAAGGATTATCTGTAATTCTGATGCTCATTTCCCTGCACATACTATTTTGGGCTGCAGGAATGCAATGGCCTTTGCAGAGAGTATGGGGATTAAGCCTATGGATACTGCCGAAGCCCTAGGTTTCAGGATTATCAATGGATAA
- a CDS encoding acylphosphatase → MDKETLRALHIIVKGRVQGVGFRYWTRSLARSLNVKGRVRNLADYSVEIIAEADTDTLGEFVYALKHEHPYARVESLNSEEIRLRGYTDFRIEV, encoded by the coding sequence ATGGATAAGGAGACTTTGAGAGCCCTTCATATTATAGTTAAAGGAAGGGTTCAAGGTGTGGGCTTTAGGTATTGGACCCGTTCTCTCGCAAGGAGCCTCAATGTAAAGGGCCGAGTCCGAAACCTTGCCGATTACTCCGTCGAAATTATTGCCGAAGCCGATACCGATACTTTGGGAGAATTCGTTTATGCCCTCAAGCACGAGCATCCTTATGCCCGTGTTGAAAGCCTTAATTCCGAAGAGATAAGGCTTAGAGGTTATACAGACTTTCGGATTGAGGTATAA
- a CDS encoding MFS transporter, translating into MKQKEGFRKYLPITFLIGAGFFTMGLMDPLYDSYVTIFLSRYIPFKWLVGILMSLDNVLAILLIPIVSAWSDRTRTKIGRRMPWILILLPLSAITFSFIPYAAKNSLAALIIILALLNLFKQSVRGPVIALMPDIVPAEFRSQGNGVINTMGNIAAIVGTLFLARLMDVDTVLPIIGHTKDVFSFPAAGFLVILATLMLFFFVKEKNVPPSDSSENEEEKKVPFIQAMKTVLAGRKIEDEEKPDKSALFVLVSLFLWFLGYQGMLPYIAEYSIKHFGVSTGQGAFAAGMVGIASALSAIPMGYAASKWGRKRMIRIALIVVASLCLAQFFLPEIAGMLGLAGGQLKYLFWGLMFVFGIFWICIIANSFPMLWQMAGFAHIGLYTGLYYTFSQGAAIMAPFLAGLIIDFAGHRAVFVYCACFFLLAWLMMGKVTRGEKHDKVE; encoded by the coding sequence ATGAAACAAAAAGAAGGATTTAGAAAATACCTTCCGATAACTTTTTTAATCGGAGCAGGATTTTTTACAATGGGGCTCATGGATCCATTGTATGACAGTTATGTAACGATTTTTTTAAGCCGTTATATTCCATTTAAATGGCTTGTCGGAATATTGATGTCTCTCGATAATGTGCTGGCAATATTATTAATCCCCATCGTTTCGGCATGGTCGGATAGAACCCGAACAAAAATAGGGAGACGAATGCCGTGGATTTTAATTCTGCTTCCATTGTCGGCAATTACTTTTAGCTTTATTCCATATGCAGCAAAAAATTCTTTGGCGGCATTGATAATTATTCTTGCCCTGCTGAATTTATTTAAGCAATCGGTGCGGGGGCCCGTAATAGCTTTAATGCCTGACATTGTTCCTGCCGAATTCCGCTCTCAAGGTAACGGAGTTATAAATACCATGGGAAACATTGCAGCAATAGTGGGAACCTTATTTTTAGCCCGTCTAATGGATGTAGATACAGTCCTTCCCATTATAGGGCATACAAAGGATGTCTTTTCATTTCCAGCAGCTGGTTTTTTGGTTATTCTTGCAACCCTAATGCTCTTTTTCTTTGTAAAAGAAAAAAATGTTCCGCCGTCCGATTCTTCTGAAAATGAAGAAGAAAAAAAAGTGCCGTTTATACAGGCAATGAAAACCGTATTGGCAGGCAGAAAAATCGAAGATGAGGAAAAGCCAGATAAGAGCGCTCTATTTGTTCTTGTTTCGCTCTTCTTATGGTTTCTAGGCTATCAGGGAATGCTGCCATACATCGCCGAGTACAGTATAAAACATTTCGGCGTATCGACAGGACAGGGAGCATTTGCCGCAGGAATGGTAGGAATAGCCTCAGCCCTATCAGCCATTCCAATGGGTTATGCTGCAAGTAAGTGGGGACGAAAAAGAATGATAAGAATCGCTTTGATTGTTGTTGCAAGTTTGTGTTTAGCTCAATTTTTCTTGCCCGAAATTGCAGGTATGCTAGGCCTTGCCGGAGGACAATTAAAATACCTTTTTTGGGGCCTAATGTTTGTGTTCGGTATTTTTTGGATCTGTATAATAGCAAACTCCTTCCCCATGCTTTGGCAGATGGCAGGCTTCGCTCACATAGGACTTTACACAGGCTTATACTATACATTTTCTCAAGGAGCTGCAATAATGGCCCCCTTCCTTGCAGGTCTTATAATCGACTTTGCAGGGCACAGAGCAGTCTTTGTATACTGTGCATGTTTTTTCCTCCTCGCATGGCTTATGATGGGAAAGGTTACCCGCGGAGAAAAGCACGATAAGGTAGAATAA
- a CDS encoding glycerophosphodiester phosphodiesterase: MHKEILPNAKRPLLFGHRGVSSLAPENTIASFKKAVEMGIPGVELDVHLTKTGELAVIHDSSIRRTGRIYENGKIIEAPDLKVEDLSWEEIQKYDFGIWFSKEYEGEKLPLLYDVLKLLGSDIYVDIEIKIDNLKYKGVVEKTYQVLKDILKVLPENPQRFLVSSFNPFAIRYFSKICSDIPTALIYDNHPDNLFFLKKGRGLLFCSPDILKPSYKCFTKKKDKESWCWTVDDNEKALDLIKKGVTGIISNRPQDIKENL; this comes from the coding sequence ATGCATAAAGAAATTTTGCCTAATGCAAAAAGGCCTCTTCTTTTTGGTCATCGAGGAGTTTCAAGTTTAGCTCCTGAAAATACGATTGCCTCATTTAAGAAAGCTGTAGAGATGGGAATCCCCGGAGTGGAGCTGGATGTGCATTTAACCAAAACCGGAGAACTTGCGGTTATTCATGATTCCTCAATTAGGCGTACCGGAAGAATTTATGAAAATGGAAAAATTATTGAGGCTCCTGATCTAAAAGTTGAAGACCTATCTTGGGAAGAAATACAAAAATATGACTTTGGTATTTGGTTTTCAAAAGAATATGAAGGCGAAAAACTTCCTTTACTTTATGATGTCCTAAAACTTTTAGGCTCCGATATCTATGTCGATATAGAAATAAAAATAGATAACTTAAAATATAAGGGAGTTGTAGAAAAAACCTATCAGGTTTTAAAGGATATTTTAAAAGTTTTACCCGAAAATCCTCAGAGATTTTTGGTTTCTTCTTTTAATCCATTTGCTATAAGATATTTTTCAAAGATATGTTCGGATATTCCTACAGCCTTAATCTATGATAATCATCCCGATAATCTCTTTTTTTTAAAAAAGGGCAGGGGGCTTCTATTTTGTAGTCCGGATATTTTAAAGCCTTCTTATAAATGCTTTACGAAAAAGAAAGATAAAGAATCTTGGTGTTGGACTGTTGACGATAACGAAAAGGCCTTGGATCTTATCAAAAAAGGAGTAACGGGAATTATATCCAATCGCCCTCAGGATATAAAGGAGAATTTATAA
- a CDS encoding GNAT family N-acetyltransferase codes for MKTKDIETERLILRSMTLDDADFAAKLWGDPENGKYLADEPYKNGDELRKVIYDIDEWVDEYPFIAVCKNTGEPVATCCLGTEGPKDHWGFGYTVKKDLWGQGLATEMVKALINFAYSLGVRNFYCTVAKENKASCRVMEKCGLKIQDTKAFKKRNTDMEFESNIYTMAME; via the coding sequence ATGAAAACAAAAGATATTGAAACGGAAAGATTAATTTTACGCAGTATGACACTTGACGATGCGGATTTTGCAGCAAAGCTTTGGGGCGATCCTGAAAATGGAAAGTATCTTGCAGATGAACCGTATAAAAACGGCGATGAACTTAGAAAGGTAATTTATGATATTGACGAATGGGTAGACGAATATCCTTTTATCGCTGTTTGTAAAAATACGGGAGAGCCCGTTGCAACCTGCTGCTTAGGGACGGAAGGACCAAAAGATCATTGGGGCTTCGGCTATACGGTAAAAAAAGACTTGTGGGGCCAAGGGCTTGCAACCGAGATGGTAAAAGCTTTGATAAATTTTGCGTACTCTTTAGGCGTGCGTAATTTTTATTGCACAGTTGCAAAAGAAAATAAGGCCTCGTGCCGAGTAATGGAAAAATGCGGATTAAAAATACAAGATACAAAAGCATTTAAAAAACGCAATACGGACATGGAATTTGAATCCAATATTTATACAATGGCCATGGAGTAA